Proteins co-encoded in one Triplophysa dalaica isolate WHDGS20190420 chromosome 16, ASM1584641v1, whole genome shotgun sequence genomic window:
- the apln gene encoding apelin translates to MNVKILTLVIVLVVSLLCSASAGPMASTEHSKELEEMSSMRTPLRQNSARAGRNQRPSGWRRRRPRPRLSHKGPMPF, encoded by the exons ATGAATGTGAAGATCCTGACGCTGGTGATTGTGCTGGTGGTTTCTCTGCTGTGTTCAGCCAGTGCTG GTCCAATGGCCTCCACCGAGCATAGCAAAGAGCTCGAGGAGATGAGCAGCATGAGGACTCCTTTGCGGCAGAACTCCGCTCGAGCCGGCCGGAACCAAAGACCTTCTGGCTGGAGGAGGAGACGCCCTCGACCCCGCCTCTCTCATAAGGGGCCCATGCCATTTTAG